The window CCTGCCCCCTCCCCAAACCCCTCCCCCAACCCCATATAGGGGGGTGGGGAGGGGAGTCTGAGGGGAGGGCGGGGGGCCAATGGTCCCCCGGCCCTCCCCTCAGCCAAACCGCTCACAAAGGGGCCAGGGCCTCCAGGTGGTGCACCCGGGGGGCTTTTCCGGCCACCAGAAGGCGGTCACCGGGCCGGAGGATCTCCTTTCCCGAGGGCGCCGGCAGTCGTTGGCCGTCCCGTTCCAGGGCCACCACCGTCACCCCGTAGGTCTCCCGGAAGTGCACTTCCGCCAGGCTCTTGCCCGCCAGGGGGGAGTCCAGAGCCAGGGGGATCTCCGCCAGCCGGAAATGATCCTCGTCGGCGGGCTCGGGGGTGATGCCCTGCCCGGCCAGCAAGGCGGCGGCCTGGGCCAGGCCCGGGGGTTCCCCCAGGAGCACCAGGCGATCCCCGGCGGCCAGGCGGAGATCCGGGTCCGGATCCCGGAAGGTCAAACCGGCCCGGCTCACCGCCACAATGGTCACCCCCAGCTCCCGCCGGAGGGGGAGATCGGCGATGGTGCGGCCGCACAGGGAAGAGTACGCCTCCAGACGGAAGATGCCCAAGGTGCCGGGCCATTCCCGGATCTCCCCCAGGACGTGGGCGGCGGCGGTGAGGGAGTCCGCTGCCTGCTCCGCGGCGTCGGCAAAGGGCCTCAGCACCAGCTGAGCGCCGGCCTCCTGAAAGGTCCGGGCCTCTTCCTCGGTGCGGGCGGTGAGCACCACCCAGCCAGAGTAGCCCCGGGCCTTCAGGCCGTGCAGTAACCGCAGGTTCAGATCCGGGTCCCGGACCGTGCTTACCACCAACCGGGCTTCCCCCAGGGGCAGGTGCTCCAGGAGGTCCGGATCGCCCACATCGCCGTAAAACACCGCCATTCCCTGCTGCCGCCAGGTCGCCAGCACCTCGGGGTCGAAGTCCACCCCCAGAAGCCGGTGCTGGGTGAGCAGCCGCCGGGCGATGCCGGAGCCGAAATTCCCCAACCCCACCAAAATGATCTCCGCCCCGGCCTTTTCCTCCGGGCCGGCGTAGGCGGCCTCCTGGAAGGGCACCCGGCGCTCGAAGGGGCTGAGCCAGGGGGCCAGGCGCTCATAGAGCGGTCCGGAATAGAGGATCATGTAGGTGGAAACCCCGATGGTCACCAGGCCCACCAAGGTGATGAGGCCCATGGTTTCCCGGGTGACGTGGCCCAGGCTGACGCCCAAAGCGCCCAGAAGCAGAGAGAATTCGCTGATCTGGGCCACGGTCAGGCCGGCCAGGAAGCCGGTGCGCTTGCGATAGCCCATATACCCCATGATGGCCAGGACGATGAGGGGATTGCCGATGAGCACAAAGAGGGAGAAGACCGCGGCCTTGCCGGCCTGGGCCCCCAGGAGCGACAGATCCAGCCGGGCCCCCAGATCAATGAAAAAGAACACCAGCAGAAAGTCCCGCAGGCTCACCAGCCGGGTGCTCAGGGCCTCCCGATAAGGGGTGGAGGCCAACGACACCCCGCCCAGGAAAGCCCCCACTTCTTTGCTGAAGCCCAAAAGGTCTCCCAGGCTGGCCAAGAAGACGGCCCAGGTCACCGCGAAGAGGACCAGGAGCTCCTGGGTGCGGGAGAGATAGTGCAACAGCGGCGGCAGGACATAGCGCATCACCAGGGCGATGCCGGCCACAAAGGCGGCACCGGTGGCCAGAACCTGGCCGAGGCGGGCCAGGAGGGCCCAGCCCGCGGCGCCGCTGCCCCCCAAAGCGCTGAGCCCGATCATCACCAGCACCACCACGATGTCCTGGACGATGAGAAAGCCGATGGCGATGCGGCCGTGGAGGGCGTCGATCTCCCGCTTGTCGGAGAGCAGCTTGACAATGATGATGGTGCTGGAGAAGGTGAGGGCCACGGCCACATACAGGGCTTCGAGGGCGGCCAGACCCAGCGCCAGGGCGATGAAGAAGCCGAAGACGGAGGTGAACAGCACCTGGCCCAGTCCGGTGGCCAGAGAGACCTTGCCCATGGTGCGAATGAGGTGCAGGTCCAGCTTAAGGCCCACGACAAAGAGCAACAGCGCAATGCCGATATGGGCCAGGAGCTCGATCTGGGCATGGCTGGCGATGAGGCCCAGGGCGGCAGGTCCCACCAGCAGGCCCGCGGCCAAAAGGGAGACGATGAGGGGTTGCCTGAG of the Desulfobaccales bacterium genome contains:
- a CDS encoding cation:proton antiporter, whose protein sequence is MVFASIFHEITAILLVAAAVGVLGLGLRQPLIVSLLAAGLLVGPAALGLIASHAQIELLAHIGIALLLFVVGLKLDLHLIRTMGKVSLATGLGQVLFTSVFGFFIALALGLAALEALYVAVALTFSSTIIIVKLLSDKREIDALHGRIAIGFLIVQDIVVVLVMIGLSALGGSGAAGWALLARLGQVLATGAAFVAGIALVMRYVLPPLLHYLSRTQELLVLFAVTWAVFLASLGDLLGFSKEVGAFLGGVSLASTPYREALSTRLVSLRDFLLVFFFIDLGARLDLSLLGAQAGKAAVFSLFVLIGNPLIVLAIMGYMGYRKRTGFLAGLTVAQISEFSLLLGALGVSLGHVTRETMGLITLVGLVTIGVSTYMILYSGPLYERLAPWLSPFERRVPFQEAAYAGPEEKAGAEIILVGLGNFGSGIARRLLTQHRLLGVDFDPEVLATWRQQGMAVFYGDVGDPDLLEHLPLGEARLVVSTVRDPDLNLRLLHGLKARGYSGWVVLTARTEEEARTFQEAGAQLVLRPFADAAEQAADSLTAAAHVLGEIREWPGTLGIFRLEAYSSLCGRTIADLPLRRELGVTIVAVSRAGLTFRDPDPDLRLAAGDRLVLLGEPPGLAQAAALLAGQGITPEPADEDHFRLAEIPLALDSPLAGKSLAEVHFRETYGVTVVALERDGQRLPAPSGKEILRPGDRLLVAGKAPRVHHLEALAPL